In a single window of the Acyrthosiphon pisum isolate AL4f chromosome X, pea_aphid_22Mar2018_4r6ur, whole genome shotgun sequence genome:
- the LOC107884827 gene encoding uncharacterized protein LOC107884827, which produces MDRYIIANIISILLIIISSVAAESIISEEETRKILRFQRSICPPVGQMNEFELTTLQTTTKMFGCVYLGLDKPSSPVPLFHLWVEDPQLVVDKNIDMRGSCRRTHQMDHFMFKCLSRFIPTDEVEYKNNWSYTSLQEYTAADQYENVTTRKVYRCAMYHMVNDLEMEIRSIRMVISKPVTGEQFDIRQCDGLSALLGREDLPMLPKGMRYWPDGSMLLFLLGKEPDSRNFNQYMDY; this is translated from the exons ATGGATAGATATATTattgcaaatataatatcaattttgcTTATTATAATCTCCTCCGTGGCGGCAGAATCAATTATATCAGAAGAAGAGACAcgcaaaa TCTTGCGTTTTCAGAGATCAATATGTCCTCCAGTTGGACAAATGAACGAATTTGAGTTAACGACTTTACAAACTACGACGAAAATGTTCGGATGCGTTTACCTGGGACTCGACAAGCCAAGTAGCCCTGTACCATTGTTTCATTTGTGGGTGGAAGATCCACAACTCGTGGTAGACAAAAATATAGACATGCGTGGAAGTTGTCGCCGCACGCATC AGATGGACCACTTCATGTTCAAGTGTTTGTCAAGATTTATACCAACTGATGAAGTCGAATATAAAAACAACTGGAGCTATACATCACTACAGGAATATACTGCAGCTGatcaatatgaaaatgtaaCCACAAGGAAAGTCTACAGATGTGCC ATGTACCATATGGTTAACGATCTCGAAATGGAAATTAGATCAATTCGGATGGTGATTAGTAAGCCTGTAACAGGAGAACAATTTGATATAAGACAGTGCGATGGATTATCGGCTCTTTTGGGACGGGAAGATTTGCCAATGCTCCCCAAGGGAATGCGATATTGGCCGGACGGATCCATGCTCCTATTTTTATTAGGAAAAGAGCCAGACTCCCGAAACTTCAACCAATACATGGATTACTAA